The DNA region CCGCGGTGTGCGTGGCGATCCTCGATCGGGGAGCCGCCCGCGCGCCGCTTTGTCCGCGGCGTCACGAAGGATCCAGCCATGGCCGTTCCGAAGCGAAAGACCTCCCCCTCCCGCCGCGGCATGCGCCGCTCGGCCGACGCGCTCAAGGCGCCGACCTACGTCGAGGACAAGGATTCCGGCGAGCTGCGCCGCCCGCACCACATCGACCTGAAGACCGGCATGTACCGCGGCCGTCAGGTCCTGAAGGTGAAGTCCGCCGAGGCCTGAGCCTCGCGAGCGCGGCGCCTCAGGCGAGGCGCCGCGCGGCCTCCGCGTAGCGCGCGGCGGCCATCCGGGTCCGTTCC from Methylobacterium sp. NMS14P includes:
- the rpmF gene encoding 50S ribosomal protein L32 — translated: MAVPKRKTSPSRRGMRRSADALKAPTYVEDKDSGELRRPHHIDLKTGMYRGRQVLKVKSAEA